A region of Methanocorpusculum labreanum Z DNA encodes the following proteins:
- a CDS encoding DUF3089 domain-containing protein: MCMIFIRLENSKKRCFSLGFLLLLCVCFIFTSGCINTEPSEQNSEPGNLIDTGIDYSDPYNWLSLPNVSKEVDIFYVYPTVSSNETGSMSISDEGDRALAQGIFAAQASVYEPYGNVFAPYYRQMTTNVKMDDGMLATDTAEFKQGAADVEDAFEYYINNLNAGRPFIIAGHSQGTMALIELIKNKFGDDEELRSRLVAAYLIGYTVTDDDLAKAGLTAAEGAYDTGVVITYNTQSPTSVGGPMLMEGAHCINPLNWKTDSTYAPASENLGARFYNDSTGEFIREVVGYSDAQIDLETGALTTTIPEGEDLDIGAYPEGVYHRYDYAFWYRNLQQNVEDRINAYLLKT, encoded by the coding sequence ATGTGTATGATCTTTATTCGATTGGAAAACAGTAAAAAACGATGTTTTTCTCTTGGTTTCCTCCTTCTTCTTTGTGTTTGTTTTATTTTTACATCAGGCTGCATCAATACTGAGCCTTCCGAACAGAACAGCGAGCCTGGGAATCTTATAGATACCGGGATCGATTACTCCGATCCCTACAACTGGCTGTCTCTTCCGAACGTCTCCAAAGAGGTGGATATTTTTTACGTGTATCCAACCGTAAGCAGCAATGAAACCGGTTCGATGTCCATCTCCGATGAGGGGGACCGGGCCCTGGCCCAGGGTATTTTTGCAGCGCAGGCAAGCGTGTATGAGCCGTACGGAAACGTTTTCGCTCCGTATTACCGGCAGATGACGACGAACGTCAAGATGGATGACGGGATGCTCGCGACCGATACCGCAGAATTCAAACAGGGAGCGGCTGACGTCGAGGATGCGTTCGAGTATTATATCAACAATCTTAATGCCGGCCGGCCGTTCATCATTGCGGGACACAGTCAGGGAACTATGGCCCTTATCGAGTTGATCAAGAATAAATTCGGTGACGACGAAGAACTCCGCAGCCGTCTGGTCGCCGCGTATCTCATCGGTTATACCGTAACGGATGACGATCTTGCCAAAGCCGGACTCACCGCCGCCGAGGGTGCATACGACACCGGCGTTGTGATCACCTACAACACCCAGTCCCCGACTTCGGTCGGCGGGCCCATGCTTATGGAAGGAGCCCACTGTATCAATCCTTTGAACTGGAAGACCGATTCCACATATGCTCCCGCCTCCGAGAATCTCGGCGCACGGTTTTACAATGATTCGACCGGGGAATTTATTCGTGAAGTTGTTGGCTACTCGGATGCCCAGATCGATTTAGAAACCGGAGCTCTAACAACCACGATCCCTGAGGGAGAAGATCTGGATATCGGAGCTTATCCCGAAGGAGTCTATCACAGGTATGATTATGCATTCTGGTACAGAAATCTGCAGCAGAATGTCGAAGACAGAATCAACGCCTATCTGCTGAAAACCTAA
- a CDS encoding TetR/AcrR family transcriptional regulator C-terminal domain-containing protein, which translates to MSKDAALQSNITKKMLAASLKKLMSEKPLHAITVKEITEKCGLHRQTFYYHFEDVHDLVRWMYEEDAFDLLMRSEEVFCWQDKILQLFGYISANREMCVCTLNSLSRETLKDFFSADLERVVRDVVLTYGRDLPRSEGYVEYLTHFYTVAFAGIVESWILGEIDLTPEMIVAYMEKTVKDQLNGAVMRYEKGRETDSGQGEGEQMIADNPLGEKPADYSDAKISVSFTVGDQQSAKEIVKGLGFAGEITEIKNGFVVLIAAQQIPEIVRALDKENIAVYGIVPQI; encoded by the coding sequence ATGTCCAAAGACGCAGCTCTCCAAAGCAATATCACCAAAAAGATGCTTGCGGCATCCCTGAAAAAACTGATGAGTGAAAAACCTCTCCATGCGATCACCGTAAAGGAGATCACGGAAAAATGCGGGCTGCACCGGCAGACGTTCTACTATCATTTCGAGGATGTTCACGATCTTGTCCGATGGATGTACGAGGAGGATGCGTTCGATCTCCTTATGCGCAGTGAGGAGGTGTTTTGCTGGCAGGATAAGATTTTGCAGCTTTTCGGCTATATTTCCGCGAACCGGGAGATGTGCGTGTGCACGCTCAATTCCCTGAGCCGAGAGACGCTGAAGGATTTCTTTAGTGCGGATCTGGAGAGGGTCGTCCGGGATGTCGTGCTGACCTACGGGCGCGATCTTCCACGTTCCGAAGGGTATGTCGAGTATCTCACGCATTTCTATACCGTAGCTTTTGCAGGAATTGTGGAGAGCTGGATTTTAGGCGAGATCGATCTTACCCCTGAGATGATCGTAGCATACATGGAAAAGACGGTCAAGGATCAGCTGAACGGGGCAGTGATGAGATATGAAAAAGGAAGAGAAACTGATTCAGGGCAGGGAGAGGGTGAGCAAATGATAGCTGATAATCCATTGGGAGAAAAACCCGCCGATTACAGCGATGCAAAAATATCCGTGTCGTTTACGGTAGGAGATCAACAATCTGCCAAGGAAATCGTGAAGGGACTAGGGTTTGCTGGAGAGATAACGGAGATAAAAAATGGGTTTGTTGTTTTGATTGCAGCCCAGCAGATTCCCGAAATTGTCCGGGCACTCGACAAAGAAAACATCGCCGTGTACGGGATCGTGCCGCAGATCTGA
- a CDS encoding efflux RND transporter permease subunit: MIDISGTILQKRKQVIIITLLIAVLCLILIPQVSVNYNIIDYLPDEAPSTIALDVMNEEFTQGVPNARIMVPDITIPEALELKKQFAAVDGVEEVTWLDDAVSLDVPFETLDTDAVEAYYKNNTALFSITLDNEKATSAVNELAELAGDDAAMSGLSVSSTFSKGTLSSDIVKIFLIAIPFILAILFLTTTSWFEPFLLMFTIGVAIVINMGTNIIFGEISFITQGVAAILQLAIALDYGIFVLYRFTEIRKDGIPVFESMKHALVKSIGSVTACGIATLIGFAALILMRIQIGPDLGLVLTKGIVISLLCVFTLLPALTLVCSKLIEKTQHRPFIPDLRKLAKCLVKLSFPALIIFALIVIPSVIAIENNDYVYFDLFSDERTAIGQDAIAITDTFGGASSLVLMVQKGNLAEEQEVLDQIEEIPNVVSVISYVGTVGAEIPQEYVPGSTLSELESANYSRMIITVDTSLEDPESFAAIENIRAIGEEHYPGEWYLAGEIANAYDMKSFIEEDNIKIEAVGIIAICIVILIAFQSISLPLILVLVIKSAIWINCAIPYFQGEPMFYISYLVISSLQLGITVDYAIMFTSRYVEFRKLHPKREAVELTISKAAVSILVSAFILLVAGLALWIFSSNALLSEVGMLVGRGSILSILAVLFVLPALLLIFDKIIQKTSLNMQFVPDTTGV, encoded by the coding sequence ATGATAGACATATCCGGAACCATCCTGCAAAAAAGAAAACAGGTTATTATCATAACCCTGCTGATCGCCGTTCTCTGTCTGATTCTGATACCGCAGGTCTCCGTAAACTACAATATCATTGATTATCTCCCCGATGAAGCTCCCTCGACCATCGCTCTTGATGTGATGAACGAGGAGTTCACGCAAGGGGTGCCCAATGCACGTATTATGGTGCCGGACATCACGATACCGGAAGCACTTGAACTGAAAAAACAATTCGCTGCCGTCGACGGTGTCGAAGAGGTAACATGGCTCGATGATGCCGTCTCTCTTGACGTACCGTTCGAAACCCTCGACACAGATGCCGTCGAAGCGTATTACAAAAACAACACCGCCCTTTTCAGCATCACCCTCGACAATGAAAAAGCCACTTCCGCCGTCAACGAACTTGCAGAACTTGCCGGTGACGATGCCGCCATGTCGGGCCTCTCCGTCTCCTCGACCTTCTCGAAAGGAACGCTTTCAAGCGATATCGTCAAGATCTTCCTGATTGCAATACCTTTCATCCTTGCCATTCTCTTCCTGACGACCACTTCATGGTTCGAACCTTTTCTCCTGATGTTCACGATAGGAGTTGCCATCGTCATCAACATGGGAACCAATATCATATTCGGAGAAATATCGTTCATCACGCAGGGAGTTGCGGCCATTCTGCAGCTTGCAATCGCTCTTGATTACGGAATCTTCGTTTTGTACCGGTTCACCGAGATCCGCAAAGACGGGATCCCGGTCTTTGAATCGATGAAGCATGCCCTCGTCAAATCCATAGGCTCGGTCACCGCATGCGGTATTGCCACGCTGATCGGTTTTGCCGCCCTTATCCTGATGAGAATCCAGATCGGTCCGGATCTTGGCCTTGTTCTGACGAAGGGAATCGTCATCAGTCTTCTCTGCGTTTTCACGCTTCTGCCGGCGCTCACGCTTGTCTGCAGCAAACTCATCGAAAAGACTCAGCACCGTCCGTTCATTCCCGATCTGAGAAAACTCGCAAAGTGCCTCGTCAAATTAAGCTTCCCCGCTCTCATCATCTTTGCCCTGATCGTGATACCTTCGGTTATCGCCATCGAAAACAACGATTATGTCTACTTCGATCTCTTCTCCGACGAACGGACAGCTATCGGTCAGGATGCCATAGCGATCACTGATACCTTCGGTGGGGCCTCCTCTCTTGTCCTCATGGTCCAGAAGGGGAATCTCGCAGAAGAGCAGGAAGTGCTTGATCAAATCGAAGAGATACCCAATGTTGTGTCGGTGATATCCTACGTGGGCACAGTCGGTGCGGAAATTCCGCAGGAGTATGTCCCTGGAAGCACCCTGTCCGAACTGGAATCCGCCAACTACAGCAGGATGATCATCACCGTCGACACCTCTCTCGAAGATCCCGAATCCTTTGCGGCGATTGAAAATATCCGGGCTATCGGTGAAGAGCATTATCCCGGGGAATGGTATCTGGCAGGAGAGATCGCCAACGCTTACGATATGAAATCGTTTATCGAAGAGGATAATATCAAAATCGAGGCGGTCGGCATCATTGCGATCTGCATCGTCATTCTGATAGCATTCCAATCCATCTCCCTCCCACTGATCCTCGTTCTCGTCATCAAATCGGCGATCTGGATCAACTGCGCAATACCCTACTTCCAGGGAGAGCCGATGTTCTACATCTCGTATCTGGTCATCAGTTCTCTCCAGCTCGGCATTACTGTCGATTACGCGATTATGTTTACCAGCCGGTATGTTGAGTTTAGAAAGCTTCACCCCAAGCGGGAGGCCGTCGAGCTGACCATCTCGAAGGCGGCGGTCTCGATTCTCGTCTCCGCCTTCATTCTTCTGGTAGCCGGTCTTGCCTTGTGGATCTTCTCCTCGAATGCTCTCTTAAGCGAAGTTGGGATGCTTGTTGGCCGAGGGTCAATCCTTTCGATCCTTGCAGTACTGTTCGTCCTGCCGGCTCTTCTCCTGATCTTCGATAAGATCATCCAGAAAACATCTCTGAACATGCAGTTTGTGCCTGATACAACAGGAGTATAA
- a CDS encoding nucleic acid-binding, OB-fold, tRNA/helicase-type, whose protein sequence is MKSLVKILITLIIITLFIVPAAAAGTQKEEVIYVNLNGDGSVSHVYAVNIFDMQTGGRITDYGSYASVRNMVTTDQINVNGDEITIDTDPGKLYYEGDLGSVPIPWDVDITYYLDGVPYSADEIAGKSGNLEMHIVITKDPSDKEDFYEKYALMMTVTLDANKCSNIVASGATMANVGSDKQLSYTLFPGKGADVVITSSVVDFGMDAISLNGIRLSLDVDLDTSEMEDDLTELRDGIVELDDGAWELRDGVNNLSRGIINASAGGYKVQAGAATLASGTNSLSLGLASLAGQNAALTGGADQIFSGLLASANAQLSGSGIPTLTKDNYAAVLTAAISSTGDPTGQLTQLLTQLTSYQTFYTGLVAYTTGVGYASSNATLVASGSLTLANGASALSFGLSELTDGTNDLKEGVANLTDGTGELRDNTTGLDTKLTDKINEVLDPIRGGTDNTKSFVSEKNTQVSSVQFVMHTPEIKVPEEETKVEEKTENLNLMQRVMRLFGLA, encoded by the coding sequence ATGAAATCATTGGTAAAAATTCTCATAACCCTGATAATAATCACATTATTCATCGTCCCGGCCGCTGCGGCCGGAACACAAAAAGAAGAAGTCATCTATGTCAATCTCAACGGTGACGGATCGGTCAGCCACGTATATGCCGTAAACATCTTCGATATGCAGACCGGCGGCCGCATCACGGATTACGGATCGTACGCCTCGGTCAGAAACATGGTCACGACCGACCAGATCAATGTCAACGGCGACGAAATAACAATCGATACAGATCCGGGAAAACTCTACTACGAAGGAGATCTTGGATCCGTTCCGATCCCGTGGGATGTCGATATCACCTATTATTTGGACGGCGTTCCCTACTCTGCCGATGAAATCGCAGGTAAAAGCGGAAATCTCGAGATGCATATCGTCATCACCAAGGATCCGTCGGACAAGGAGGACTTCTATGAAAAGTATGCCCTTATGATGACAGTGACTTTGGATGCGAACAAATGCAGCAATATTGTTGCATCCGGCGCAACGATGGCAAACGTCGGAAGCGACAAGCAGCTCTCCTACACCCTCTTCCCGGGCAAGGGTGCCGATGTCGTCATTACTTCTTCAGTTGTCGATTTCGGGATGGATGCGATCTCGTTGAACGGCATTCGTCTTTCGCTCGATGTTGACCTTGACACAAGCGAAATGGAAGATGATCTTACGGAACTTCGCGACGGGATCGTCGAACTTGACGACGGCGCATGGGAACTTCGCGACGGTGTAAACAATCTTTCCCGGGGAATTATCAATGCGTCTGCAGGGGGTTATAAGGTTCAGGCCGGTGCGGCAACTCTTGCATCCGGGACGAATTCCCTGTCTTTAGGTCTTGCCTCGCTCGCAGGACAGAATGCCGCCCTGACCGGAGGTGCCGATCAGATCTTTAGCGGCCTGCTGGCGTCCGCAAACGCACAGCTTTCCGGATCAGGTATTCCGACGCTGACGAAGGATAATTACGCCGCTGTTCTTACCGCGGCCATCAGCTCAACCGGCGATCCGACCGGGCAGCTCACGCAGCTTCTCACGCAGCTTACCTCGTATCAAACCTTCTACACTGGTCTGGTGGCATATACGACAGGAGTCGGTTATGCGTCCTCGAACGCCACTCTTGTGGCATCCGGATCTCTTACCCTCGCCAACGGGGCATCAGCCTTATCGTTCGGTCTTTCGGAACTGACCGACGGGACGAACGATCTCAAAGAGGGCGTGGCAAATCTGACCGACGGCACGGGGGAACTCAGAGACAATACGACCGGGCTTGACACGAAGCTTACCGATAAAATAAATGAAGTGCTCGATCCCATCAGAGGCGGAACCGACAACACGAAATCCTTCGTTTCCGAGAAGAACACTCAGGTAAGTTCAGTCCAGTTCGTTATGCACACCCCGGAAATCAAAGTGCCCGAGGAAGAAACCAAGGTGGAAGAGAAGACAGAAAATCTGAATCTTATGCAGAGAGTTATGAGGCTTTTCGGCCTCGCATAA